The Parafrankia discariae genomic sequence CGGCGCAGCCGCTCCCGGGGCCGAGCACCGGAGCTCGATCTCTCGGTGCCCCCGCTGGATCCCGGGGTGTCCCGCGCGCACGCGCTGCTGGAGCGGCACGCCGACGGGACGGTCACGGTGACCGACCTCCGCTCGGCGAACGGGACCTGGCTCGGCCCGGACGCGGCCCACCTGACCAGGGTGGAGGCGGGCGGCCCGCGGCTGGTGCGCGCGGGCGAGCACGTCTTCGTCGGCGCCTGGACCCGGCTGAGCGTCACGAACCCGCCCAC encodes the following:
- a CDS encoding FHA domain-containing protein → MTEPVCRACGHDADTGTGPRAVGVVPLGRTAVPAIPEAAGGWTVEIAPDRAYFARGENDGAVFPTAAAGRMIPLTAPRAVVGRRSRSRGRAPELDLSVPPLDPGVSRAHALLERHADGTVTVTDLRSANGTWLGPDAAHLTRVEAGGPRLVRAGEHVFVGAWTRLSVTNPPTGTRPGP